CTTCCACGGAACGCTCGAAGGCGGCGACGGCCAGAGCAAAATTCTTGTAGGCGCGCAAATGTCCGTCGGCGTCATAGGCGCTGCAATCCAGGGGCTCGCCGTAGACCACTTCGTAGAGATAAGCATACTTGGATTGCTCCACAATCATGCAGGCGGCTTCTTCACTGGGGAGATTCTGTTCGACGGGGTTGAGGTAGGGCCCCATGGCCTGATCGGCCAGGGGATCGCCGGTCACCCAGCCCGTGGCGCGGCCGTCCCAGAACATGCCGCCGGCAAACAACCATTCGTCCTCGTCCATATCATAGACATAATCAAAGACAGGGCTGTCGCCCGCATAGGAGGCAGTCGGCGGACGCCGGTTGCCGAAACGCTGGCGCTCGGCTCCAGGATAGACAGCTCCTTGCTTGTTGATGCCGGGGATATGCCCGCTGAAACCGCTACGCTCTTCGTGGCAGAAGGCGCAGGACTGATTGTTGGGGCTGGATAGTGAACTATCGAAATAGAGTTCCTTGCCGAACTGTTCCTCAGGAGTCAACTCGGCAGCAGCAGGCATGCCAACCAGGAGCCCTAGCACGGTGAGTGCTAGAGCCTTGCAGATAAAGCTTTTCATAAATGACGTCCTCCCTGAAACATAGTGCGTGTTGAGAAAAAAACCGAAGACCCTCTGCCCGACCACTGAATGAAACAAATGAAAGCCGCCCTGGAACACAGCCAGCTCACCTCCCTTCTCTCAGATTCCAGATGTGCGGCAACAGGGGTTACCAGAAGTAGACGAAATTGCACCTACCCTTTTGTTAGCAGGGAATCACGCCTTGTCAACAAAAGATAAACCTCCATATTTTATGGATTTTTAAGTTTCCCCCGCAAGTTACGCGGGTTTTTCGACCACGGTCGACTCGGTTTTTTTTACAATTATTTTCCCCCAATCTCAAAGCGCCAAAGTCCTTGGTTCAGCTGCGGCCGAGCCTAAAACGCCGCCATGAGGATATTCTTACACCGGGCACAAAAAAACCTCCTTGATAACCAAACCAAGGAGGCGTGTATAGGCAGGCGCAACAAACCGCCAAGCTGTGTGCCTGGCCGATGGCCCCGGGGGCAACGTCGCCGCGTTGCGGCCCACATCTGGTCGGACTAGCGAAGCACAATCACCGCAGCAGCAGCAAAGGCACGGTGGATTTAAGCATCATCTCGGTGGTGGTGCTACCGATGAGCAACTGGCGAATGCGCGAATGGCCATAGGCGCCCATGATCATCAGATCGATTCCATGCTCCTGCTGGTACTGGCTCAAGACGCTGCTTGCCTCACCGGGCAGGATCACCGCCGGTGTTTCGAAGCCGGCAGACTCCAGACGCAGGCGGGCACGCTCCAACTGGGCGCGTGCCTCGGCGGTATCCGGTCCCACCATCACCAGATGACAGGGCAGGCCCTTGAACAAAGGGCTGGCTGCCACCATATCCACCCCTTTGCGAGTGGTGGCGCTGCCGTCAAAGGCGAGCATGATTTTTTGCGGCGCGCGAAATTCGGCGGTTGTCACCAGGATCGGGCGGCTCATGGCACGGATCACCCGCTCCAGGTGGCTGCCCAGATGTTCCTTTGCGACATCGGCCGCCTCACCACGTCGACCGAGCACTAATAGACGGATTCCGCCTTCCAATTCGCTCAAGGTTTCCACCAGTCCGCCATGGCGCTGCAGCGCCTCGGGCGAAGCCACCCCGGCATTTTTCGCACGTTCCTTGGCGGCAGCCAGAATCTGGCGACCGCGCTCCTGGGCCAGTTTGCCGCGCTTGGCATCGAGTTCCGCCAATTCTTCAAGCAAGGATTCGCGCGCACCCAGACCGAGACTGCCGCTCAAGTCGGCCGGGCGGGGTTCCTGCGTTTTGCTCAGAACATGGAGAAAGGTCAGCGGCGCTTCGAGCCGCAGCGCCGCCCAGGCGGCCGCGTCGCACACGGCCGGGGCATAGGTAGAGCCGTCAATACAGG
The DNA window shown above is from Geoalkalibacter ferrihydriticus DSM 17813 and carries:
- a CDS encoding universal stress protein, whose product is MKTLVLACIDGSTYAPAVCDAAAWAALRLEAPLTFLHVLSKTQEPRPADLSGSLGLGARESLLEELAELDAKRGKLAQERGRQILAAAKERAKNAGVASPEALQRHGGLVETLSELEGGIRLLVLGRRGEAADVAKEHLGSHLERVIRAMSRPILVTTAEFRAPQKIMLAFDGSATTRKGVDMVAASPLFKGLPCHLVMVGPDTAEARAQLERARLRLESAGFETPAVILPGEASSVLSQYQQEHGIDLMIMGAYGHSRIRQLLIGSTTTEMMLKSTVPLLLLR